One window from the genome of Epinephelus moara isolate mb chromosome 21, YSFRI_EMoa_1.0, whole genome shotgun sequence encodes:
- the LOC126408964 gene encoding uncharacterized protein LOC126408964, protein MAAVNRPPPAHPGPTGGNLHTHIHSGVPASEQQDPGVHSASHDPAPSSHPHPHISARPVVYVHAPPPPPFLHYQWPMPFPYNPFAGFPGMGYGMVMPPFPPPPYMDAPAYILPHPHIQPVDYRRLLHPPVHGPSALYQNPNQTRRTRLPHTVPVRETVNSEVQTEPTHRGRGGYSEGSPFVSSESGHGTASSSPSSSSSSSQKQCPAQAENNTSPSSKTKDIQVKRSSTSSTVKHVLHPSGTNTVQSCIRETLEREYRRTQRSCKDGVGRESAAPCRTSHCNVWSVSSQDSMVPVCSSSQKEDEVMKERRISVPDILMSWRGSTPQETMLKVADKLPQSDHQLQSYETEVECEKSVCRSPTKNGPVVAGGVNANDDTEVNLSPKESPSLFKVLKLREAHEEPEAESRREKEPVALVGSVRRCLPYRDEPQDSPNKSQKLPDNEQEDDSETNPHQDTSEIIPYQMYVNNFQLKRKMNESVWSVESLAPFIPTKEWLLQNSIFEPKVIVEMTEEDENGRPSAKNDNLIVKSGKDRRQTRRCSSSDSVPMSDSWLLFSTPAEKLGPSEKPEMESEIDASEMRTPKQGQSMAPSEKDPSISPTHLPSKLILSTPTGKDVDKDRSSEPEANQSPNQKSFIVNEQQEKSCSPQQEETLLLNSAAGENMSPTGQNRVDEEVEEEACRNEVVSQMTEQLCVLMVDQKMDEVSPSKGKLVDCGVQCSELQEKCSCEEMKSSMGPNRGHHLKYSDMKKANSGQAEGFCMKGNGQRNQKRNGHWRNRGQEKHSNQQDIYNGYCGKPGKSQGGNGRNPRY, encoded by the exons ATGGCAGCTGTTAACAGACCTCCACCAGCTCATCCAGGACCAACTGGAGGAAACctacacactcacattcacagtgGTGTACCAGCCTCTGAGCAGCAAGATCCAGGAGTGCACAGTGCCAGCCACGACCCAGCACCTTCATCCCACCCTCATCCACACATCTCTGCCCGGCCTGTCGTCTATGTCCAtgctccacctccacccccttTCCTCCATTACCAGTGGCCCATGCCCTTCCCCTATAACCCCTTTGCTGGATTTCCAGGCATGG GCTATGGTATGGTCATGCCCCcattccctcctcctccatacATGGATGCTCCAGCCTACATTCTGCCCCACCCTCACATTCAACCAGTCGACTACAGACGTTTGCTCCATCCCCCGGTCCATGGTCCCAGTGCACTCTACCAGAACCCAAACCAGACCCGCAGAACTCGCCTGCCTCACACTGTCCCTGTTAGAGAAACTGTGAACTCTGAGGTCCAAACTGaacccacacacagaggcagaggtgGTTACAGTGAGGGAAGCCCATTTGTCAGCTCAGAATCTGGACATGGAACCGCTTCAAGCTCTCCATCCTCCTCAAGCTCCAGCTCCCAAAAACAATGCCCTGCCCAGGCAGAGAATAACACATCACCCAGCAGTAAAACAAAAGACATCCAGGTTAAAAGGAGTAGCACAAGTAGCACAGTCAAACATGTCCTACATCCTTCAGGAACAAATACTGTCCAGTCATGTATCAGAGAAACTCTGGAGAGAGAATACAGGAGAACACAGAGGAGCTGTAAAGACGGTGTTGGTCGGGAGAGTGCCGCTCCTTGCAGAACCAGTCACTGCAATGTGTGGTCAGTGAGTTCTCAAGATAGTATGGTTCCTGTATGTAGCTCTTCCCAAAAAGAGGATGAGGTTATGAAAGAGAGACGCATCTCTGTTCCTGACATTCTAATGAGTTGGAGAGGTAGCACGCCACAGGAGACGATGCTGAAGGTGGCAGACAAGCTGCCTCAGAGTGACCACCAGCTGCAGTCTTATGAAACTGAAGTAGAATGTGAGAAGTCTGTTTGCCGGAGTCCAACCAAAAATGGTCCAGTGGTGGCTGGAGGTGTTAATGCTAATGATGATACTGAGGTTAATTTAAGCCCTAAAGAGAGTCCGTCCCTATTCAAGGTCCTCAAACTGAGAGAAGCTCATGAAGAGCCAGAGGCAGAATccaggagagaaaaagagccTGTGGCATTGGTTGGCTCTGTGAGGCGCTGTCTGCCCTACAGAGATGAACCCCAAGATTCACCTAACAAATCCCAGAAGCTTCCTGATAATGAGCAAGAAGATGACAGTGAGACAAATCCACATCAAGACACATCAGAGATCATTCCCTatcaaatgtatgtaaataacTTTCAGCTGAAGAGAAAAATGAATGAGTCTGTTTGGTCTGTGGAATCTCTGGCTCCCTTTATCCCCACTAAGGAGTGGCTGCTGCAGAACAGCATTTTTGAGCCTAAGGTCATTGTTGAGATGACGGAGGAGGATGAAAATGGTAGACCGTCAGCCAAAAATGACAACCTAATTGTCAAATCTGGTAAAGACAGGAGGCAGACTCGCAGATGTTCCTCCTCTGACTCTGTCCCGATGTCAGACAGCTGGCTTCTTTTCAGTACCCCTGCTGAGAAGCTCGGTCCATCAGAGAAGCCAGAAATGGAGAGTGAAATTGACGCCTCTGAAATGAGGACACCAAAGCAAGGCCAGAGCATGGCTCCTTCAGAAAAGGATCCCTCGATATCCCCGACTCACCTGCCGAGTAAATTAATTTTGTCTACCCCCACTGGAAAAGATGTGGACAAAGATAGGTCTTCTGAACCTGAGGCTAATCAAAGCCCAAACCAGAAATCTTTCATTGTAAATGAGCAGCAGGAGAAAAGCTGCTCTCCCCAGCAGGAAGAAACTCTCCTCTTGAACTCTGCGGCAGGGGAGAACATGTCACCTACTGGCCAAAACAGAGTGGAtgaggaggtagaggaggaaGCATGCAGGAATGAAGTAGTCAGTCAGATGACGGAGCAACTGTGTGTCCTGATGGTTGACCAGAAGATGGATGAAGTGTCTCCATCGAAGGGAAAATTAGTGGATTGTGGTGTCCAGTGTAGTGAATTACAAGAGAAGTGTTCATGTGAGGAGATGAAGAGCAGCATGGGACCAAATAGAGGACATCATTTGAAGTATTCAG ATATGAAGAAAGCAAACAGCGGCCAGGCCGAAGGATTCTGTATGAAGGGAAACGGGCAGAGAAACCAGAAGAGGAATGGTCACTGGAGGAACAGGGGTCAAG AAAAGCACAGCAACCAGCAGGATATCTACAATGGATACTGTGGCAAACCTGGGAAATCACAAG GTGGAAATGGAAGGAACCCACGGTACTGA